From Melospiza melodia melodia isolate bMelMel2 chromosome 19, bMelMel2.pri, whole genome shotgun sequence, one genomic window encodes:
- the RBL1 gene encoding retinoblastoma-like protein 1 isoform X4 has translation MEGNGVSLTRILRSARLSLIQFFSKMKKWMDMSNLPQEFRERVERLERNFEVSTVIFKKFEPIFFDIFQNPFEESSKPHRSRKQRRVPCSVKDLFNFCWTLFVYTKGNFRMIGDDLVNSYHLLLCCLDLIFANALLCPNRRDLLNPSFKGLPVESHTLEMRGSEDPPCIIGTLCELHDGLLVEAKGIKEHYFKPYIAKLFDRKILKGDCLLDLCNFTENSKALNKEYEEYVLTVGDFDERVFLGADAEEEIGTRKFPADVPGEKTAARAHMECHLQQHFEKKRSFAPSTPLTGRRYLREKETAFTPVASATQSVSRLQSMVAGLKNAPSEQLTAIFESCARSPLESIMSRVKEIGETFCCCYTQSTDEQPGSHIDFAVNRLKLAEILYYKILETIMVQETRRLHGKDLTALLEQDVFHRSLLACCLEIVLFAYSSPRTFPWIIEVLDIRPFYFYKVIEVLIRSEEGLSRDMVKHLNSIEEQILESLAWTRNSALWNALEASENKVPTCEEVIFPSNFEASNGGSGFGHLPMMPLSPIIHPRVKEVRTDLGGSLRRDMQPLSPISVHERYSSPTAGSAKRRLFGDDSPKETQMEKILTKGTKLTIAPASSVGAENMSASPAQTVLTMTTTTGPGKAGQKVTIPLHGISNDMGGITLIPISINLGQPCKVDAQAPCHPPGTQGADVALPVAGKPKRTGSLALFYRKVYHLASVRLRDLCLKLDVSNDLRRKIWTCFEFTLVHCADLMKDRHLDQLLLCAFYIMAKVTKEERTFQDIMKSYRNQPQANSHVYRSVLLRNTSDDVPLDKNANPDMEMTEVHRSCACVVRGGRQMDKGVTYGCQLELWMFVSVH, from the exons ATGGAGGGGAACGGCGTCTCCCTGACCCGCATCCTGCGCTCCGCACGCCTCAG tttaaTTCAGTTTTTTAGCAAAATGAAGAAGTGGATGGACATGTCAAACCTGCCCCAGGAATTCCGAGAGCGGGTTGAGAGGCTGGAGAGAAATTTTGAAGTGTCAACTGTGATTTTCAAAAAGTTTGAACCAATATTTTTTGATATATTTCAAAACCCTTTTGAAGAAAGTTCCAAACCGCATCGAAGCAGGAAGCAGAG GCGGGTGCCATGCAGTGTCAAAGATCTCTTCAACTTCTGCTGGACTCTCTTTGTGTACACTAAGG GTAATTTCCGTATGATTGGAGATGATTTAGTAAATTCCTATCATTTACTTCTGTGCTGCTTGGACCTGATTTTTGCCAATGCCCTTCTGTGTCCAAACAGAAGAGATTTGCTAAATCCATCATTTAAAG GCTTACCAGTGGAATCCCACACTCTGGAGATGAGAGGCTCTGAGGATCCTCCCTGCATCATTGGCACGCTCTGCGAGCTGCACGACGGGCTCCTGGTGGAGGCCAAGGGCATCAAGGAGCACTACTTCAAACCTTACATTGCCAAGCTGTTTGATAGGAAG ATCTTAAAAGGAGATTGTTTGTTGGATCTTTGCAACTTTACAGAAAATAG CAAAGCACTGAATAAAGAGTATGAAGAATATGTTCTGACCGTGGGTGACTTTGATGAGAGAGTTTTCCTGGGAGCTGATGCTGAAGAAGAAATTGGCACTCGAAAATTCCCTGCAGATGTGCCAGGAGAGAAAACAGCAGCACGAGCTCACATGGAGTGTCATCTGCAGCAGCATTTTGAAAAG AAAAGGTCATTTGCACCTTCAACCCCACTGACTGGCAGGAGATACCTGCGAGAAAAGGAAACTGCCTTCACTCCTGTGGCCTCAGCCACACAGAGCGTGAGCCGTCTGCAGAGCATGGTGGCTGGCTTGAAAAATGCACCAAGTGAACAACTTACAGCTATTTTTGA GTCTTGTGCCCGCAGCCCCTTGGAAAGCATCATGAGCAGAGTGAAGGAAATTGGTGAGACCTTCTGCTGCTGCTACACTCAGTCAACAGATGAGCAGCCAGGATCTCACATAG ATTTTGCTGTAAACAGATTAAAACTGGCAGAGATCTTGTATTATAAAATCTTGGAGACTATAATGGTGCAAGAAACACGGAGACTGCATGGGAAGGatctgact GCTCTCCTGGAGCAGGATGTCTTTCACCGCTCCCTCCTGGCGTGCTGCCTGGAGATCGTGCTCTTCGCCTACAGCTCCCCTCGCACCTTCCCCTGGATCATTGAGGTGCTGGACATCAGGCCATTCTACTTCTATAAG GTTATTGAAGTGCTGATTCGGTCTGAGGAAGGACTGTCCAGAGACATGGTGAAGCACCTCAATAGCATTGAGGAGCAGATTCTGGAGAGTCTGGCCTGGACTCGGAACTCAGCACTCTGGAATGCACTCGAGGCCTCAGAAAACAAAGTCCCAACCTGTGAAGAA GTGATATTTCCCAGTAATTTTGAGGCCAGCAATGGAGGAAGTGGGTTTGGGCACTTGCCCATGATGCCATTATCTCCCATAATTCATCCTCGAGTGAAAGAGGTTCGGACAGATCTTGGTGGGAGTTTAAGACGAG ACATGCAGCCATTGTCTCCAATCTCCGTTCATGAGCGCTACAGTTCTCCTACAGCTGGGAGTGCTAAGAGAAGGCTCTTTGGAGATGACAGCCCCAAAGAAACGCAGATGGAAAAAATCTTAACGAAGGGAACGAAGCTGACAATTGCTCCAGCATCAAGCGTCGGTGCTGAAAACATGTCAGCATCTCCTGCCCAGACAGTGCTGACCATGACAACCACTACAGGACCAGGAAAAGCAGGACAGAAGGTCACTATCCCACTGCATG GTATTTCAAATGACATGGGTGGAATCACCTTGATCCCCATTTCGATTAATTTAGGCCAGCCATGTAAAGTGGATGCTCAGGCTCCCTGCCACCCTCCTGGGACCCAAGGAGCAGATGTGGCGCTGCCCGTGGCCGGCAAGCCGAAGAGAACGGGCTCCTTGGCACTGTTCTACAGGAAG GTGTATCACCTGGCAAGCGTGCGCCTGCGTGACCTGTGCCTGAAGCTGGATGTGTCCAACGACCTGCGCAGGAAGATATGGACGTGTTTTGAGTTCACCTTGGTTCATTGTGCTGACCTTATGAAGGACAGGCATTTGGACCAGCTCCTCCTCTGTGCTTTTTATATCATGGCAAAG gtaACCAAAGAGGAAAGAACTTTTCAGGACATAATGAAAAGTTACAGAAATCAGCCCCAGGCAAACAGCCAT GTTTATAGGAGTGTCTTGTTGAGAAATACTTCTGATGATGTTCCATTGGAcaaaaatgcaaacccagataTGGAGATGACAGAAG TTCACAGGAGCTGTGCTTGTGTTGTGAGAGGAGGAAGGCAGATGGACAAAGGAGTCACTTAtgggtgtcagctggagcttTGGATGTTTGTCTCAGTGCACTGA
- the RBL1 gene encoding retinoblastoma-like protein 1 isoform X3, producing MIGDDLVNSYHLLLCCLDLIFANALLCPNRRDLLNPSFKGLPVESHTLEMRGSEDPPCIIGTLCELHDGLLVEAKGIKEHYFKPYIAKLFDRKILKGDCLLDLCNFTENSKALNKEYEEYVLTVGDFDERVFLGADAEEEIGTRKFPADVPGEKTAARAHMECHLQQHFEKKRSFAPSTPLTGRRYLREKETAFTPVASATQSVSRLQSMVAGLKNAPSEQLTAIFESCARSPLESIMSRVKEIGETFCCCYTQSTDEQPGSHIDFAVNRLKLAEILYYKILETIMVQETRRLHGKDLTALLEQDVFHRSLLACCLEIVLFAYSSPRTFPWIIEVLDIRPFYFYKVIEVLIRSEEGLSRDMVKHLNSIEEQILESLAWTRNSALWNALEASENKVPTCEEVIFPSNFEASNGGSGFGHLPMMPLSPIIHPRVKEVRTDLGGSLRRDMQPLSPISVHERYSSPTAGSAKRRLFGDDSPKETQMEKILTKGTKLTIAPASSVGAENMSASPAQTVLTMTTTTGPGKAGQKVTIPLHGISNDMGGITLIPISINLGQPCKVDAQAPCHPPGTQGADVALPVAGKPKRTGSLALFYRKVYHLASVRLRDLCLKLDVSNDLRRKIWTCFEFTLVHCADLMKDRHLDQLLLCAFYIMAKVTKEERTFQDIMKSYRNQPQANSHVYRSVLLRNTSDDVPLDKNANPDMEMTEDSSVKAGSSLGRSTAENLSESETEERGDLIKFYNAVYVGRVKSFALKYDITNQDHVVEAPPLSPFPSVRPQAVSPRRISQQHSVFVSPHKNGACLTPRSALLYRFNGSPSKSLKDINNMIKQGEHRSKKRAITIDSDTESPSKRLCQENDDVLLKRLQDVVSERANH from the exons ATGATTGGAGATGATTTAGTAAATTCCTATCATTTACTTCTGTGCTGCTTGGACCTGATTTTTGCCAATGCCCTTCTGTGTCCAAACAGAAGAGATTTGCTAAATCCATCATTTAAAG GCTTACCAGTGGAATCCCACACTCTGGAGATGAGAGGCTCTGAGGATCCTCCCTGCATCATTGGCACGCTCTGCGAGCTGCACGACGGGCTCCTGGTGGAGGCCAAGGGCATCAAGGAGCACTACTTCAAACCTTACATTGCCAAGCTGTTTGATAGGAAG ATCTTAAAAGGAGATTGTTTGTTGGATCTTTGCAACTTTACAGAAAATAG CAAAGCACTGAATAAAGAGTATGAAGAATATGTTCTGACCGTGGGTGACTTTGATGAGAGAGTTTTCCTGGGAGCTGATGCTGAAGAAGAAATTGGCACTCGAAAATTCCCTGCAGATGTGCCAGGAGAGAAAACAGCAGCACGAGCTCACATGGAGTGTCATCTGCAGCAGCATTTTGAAAAG AAAAGGTCATTTGCACCTTCAACCCCACTGACTGGCAGGAGATACCTGCGAGAAAAGGAAACTGCCTTCACTCCTGTGGCCTCAGCCACACAGAGCGTGAGCCGTCTGCAGAGCATGGTGGCTGGCTTGAAAAATGCACCAAGTGAACAACTTACAGCTATTTTTGA GTCTTGTGCCCGCAGCCCCTTGGAAAGCATCATGAGCAGAGTGAAGGAAATTGGTGAGACCTTCTGCTGCTGCTACACTCAGTCAACAGATGAGCAGCCAGGATCTCACATAG ATTTTGCTGTAAACAGATTAAAACTGGCAGAGATCTTGTATTATAAAATCTTGGAGACTATAATGGTGCAAGAAACACGGAGACTGCATGGGAAGGatctgact GCTCTCCTGGAGCAGGATGTCTTTCACCGCTCCCTCCTGGCGTGCTGCCTGGAGATCGTGCTCTTCGCCTACAGCTCCCCTCGCACCTTCCCCTGGATCATTGAGGTGCTGGACATCAGGCCATTCTACTTCTATAAG GTTATTGAAGTGCTGATTCGGTCTGAGGAAGGACTGTCCAGAGACATGGTGAAGCACCTCAATAGCATTGAGGAGCAGATTCTGGAGAGTCTGGCCTGGACTCGGAACTCAGCACTCTGGAATGCACTCGAGGCCTCAGAAAACAAAGTCCCAACCTGTGAAGAA GTGATATTTCCCAGTAATTTTGAGGCCAGCAATGGAGGAAGTGGGTTTGGGCACTTGCCCATGATGCCATTATCTCCCATAATTCATCCTCGAGTGAAAGAGGTTCGGACAGATCTTGGTGGGAGTTTAAGACGAG ACATGCAGCCATTGTCTCCAATCTCCGTTCATGAGCGCTACAGTTCTCCTACAGCTGGGAGTGCTAAGAGAAGGCTCTTTGGAGATGACAGCCCCAAAGAAACGCAGATGGAAAAAATCTTAACGAAGGGAACGAAGCTGACAATTGCTCCAGCATCAAGCGTCGGTGCTGAAAACATGTCAGCATCTCCTGCCCAGACAGTGCTGACCATGACAACCACTACAGGACCAGGAAAAGCAGGACAGAAGGTCACTATCCCACTGCATG GTATTTCAAATGACATGGGTGGAATCACCTTGATCCCCATTTCGATTAATTTAGGCCAGCCATGTAAAGTGGATGCTCAGGCTCCCTGCCACCCTCCTGGGACCCAAGGAGCAGATGTGGCGCTGCCCGTGGCCGGCAAGCCGAAGAGAACGGGCTCCTTGGCACTGTTCTACAGGAAG GTGTATCACCTGGCAAGCGTGCGCCTGCGTGACCTGTGCCTGAAGCTGGATGTGTCCAACGACCTGCGCAGGAAGATATGGACGTGTTTTGAGTTCACCTTGGTTCATTGTGCTGACCTTATGAAGGACAGGCATTTGGACCAGCTCCTCCTCTGTGCTTTTTATATCATGGCAAAG gtaACCAAAGAGGAAAGAACTTTTCAGGACATAATGAAAAGTTACAGAAATCAGCCCCAGGCAAACAGCCAT GTTTATAGGAGTGTCTTGTTGAGAAATACTTCTGATGATGTTCCATTGGAcaaaaatgcaaacccagataTGGAGATGACAGAAG ACTCATCTGTGAAAGCTGGCAGCTCCTTGGGACGGTCCACAGCAGAGAATTTGAGTGAGTCAGAAACAGAGGAGAGAGGAGATCTTATTAAATTTTACAACGCAGTCTACGTAGGAAGAGTAAAGTCATTTGCACTGAAGTACGATATCACAAACCAGGATCATGTG GTGGAGGCGCCGCCGCTGTCGCCGTTCCCCAGCGTGCGGCCGCAGGCGGTGTCCCCGCGGCGAATCTCGCAGCAGCACTCGGTGTTCGTGTCCCCGCACAAGAACGGCGCCTGCCTCACGCCCCGCTCTGCCCTGCTCTACAGGTTCAATGGCAGCCCCTCCAAG AGTTTGAAGGACATCAACAATATGATAAAGCAAGGTGAACATAGGAGTAAGAAGCGAGCAATAACAATTGACAGTGACACTGAATCCCCCTCGAAGCGACTCTGCCAGGAAAATGATGATGTTCTACTGAAACGTCTGCAGGATGTTGTCAGTGAGAGAGCAAATCACTAA
- the RBL1 gene encoding retinoblastoma-like protein 1 isoform X1, translating into MEGNGVSLTRILRSARLSLIQFFSKMKKWMDMSNLPQEFRERVERLERNFEVSTVIFKKFEPIFFDIFQNPFEESSKPHRSRKQRRVPCSVKDLFNFCWTLFVYTKGNFRMIGDDLVNSYHLLLCCLDLIFANALLCPNRRDLLNPSFKGLPVESHTLEMRGSEDPPCIIGTLCELHDGLLVEAKGIKEHYFKPYIAKLFDRKILKGDCLLDLCNFTENSKALNKEYEEYVLTVGDFDERVFLGADAEEEIGTRKFPADVPGEKTAARAHMECHLQQHFEKKRSFAPSTPLTGRRYLREKETAFTPVASATQSVSRLQSMVAGLKNAPSEQLTAIFESCARSPLESIMSRVKEIGETFCCCYTQSTDEQPGSHIDFAVNRLKLAEILYYKILETIMVQETRRLHGKDLTALLEQDVFHRSLLACCLEIVLFAYSSPRTFPWIIEVLDIRPFYFYKVIEVLIRSEEGLSRDMVKHLNSIEEQILESLAWTRNSALWNALEASENKVPTCEEVIFPSNFEASNGGSGFGHLPMMPLSPIIHPRVKEVRTDLGGSLRRDMQPLSPISVHERYSSPTAGSAKRRLFGDDSPKETQMEKILTKGTKLTIAPASSVGAENMSASPAQTVLTMTTTTGPGKAGQKVTIPLHGQPCKVDAQAPCHPPGTQGADVALPVAGKPKRTGSLALFYRKVYHLASVRLRDLCLKLDVSNDLRRKIWTCFEFTLVHCADLMKDRHLDQLLLCAFYIMAKVTKEERTFQDIMKSYRNQPQANSHVYRSVLLRNTSDDVPLDKNANPDMEMTEDSSVKAGSSLGRSTAENLSESETEERGDLIKFYNAVYVGRVKSFALKYDITNQDHVVEAPPLSPFPSVRPQAVSPRRISQQHSVFVSPHKNGACLTPRSALLYRFNGSPSKSLKDINNMIKQGEHRSKKRAITIDSDTESPSKRLCQENDDVLLKRLQDVVSERANH; encoded by the exons ATGGAGGGGAACGGCGTCTCCCTGACCCGCATCCTGCGCTCCGCACGCCTCAG tttaaTTCAGTTTTTTAGCAAAATGAAGAAGTGGATGGACATGTCAAACCTGCCCCAGGAATTCCGAGAGCGGGTTGAGAGGCTGGAGAGAAATTTTGAAGTGTCAACTGTGATTTTCAAAAAGTTTGAACCAATATTTTTTGATATATTTCAAAACCCTTTTGAAGAAAGTTCCAAACCGCATCGAAGCAGGAAGCAGAG GCGGGTGCCATGCAGTGTCAAAGATCTCTTCAACTTCTGCTGGACTCTCTTTGTGTACACTAAGG GTAATTTCCGTATGATTGGAGATGATTTAGTAAATTCCTATCATTTACTTCTGTGCTGCTTGGACCTGATTTTTGCCAATGCCCTTCTGTGTCCAAACAGAAGAGATTTGCTAAATCCATCATTTAAAG GCTTACCAGTGGAATCCCACACTCTGGAGATGAGAGGCTCTGAGGATCCTCCCTGCATCATTGGCACGCTCTGCGAGCTGCACGACGGGCTCCTGGTGGAGGCCAAGGGCATCAAGGAGCACTACTTCAAACCTTACATTGCCAAGCTGTTTGATAGGAAG ATCTTAAAAGGAGATTGTTTGTTGGATCTTTGCAACTTTACAGAAAATAG CAAAGCACTGAATAAAGAGTATGAAGAATATGTTCTGACCGTGGGTGACTTTGATGAGAGAGTTTTCCTGGGAGCTGATGCTGAAGAAGAAATTGGCACTCGAAAATTCCCTGCAGATGTGCCAGGAGAGAAAACAGCAGCACGAGCTCACATGGAGTGTCATCTGCAGCAGCATTTTGAAAAG AAAAGGTCATTTGCACCTTCAACCCCACTGACTGGCAGGAGATACCTGCGAGAAAAGGAAACTGCCTTCACTCCTGTGGCCTCAGCCACACAGAGCGTGAGCCGTCTGCAGAGCATGGTGGCTGGCTTGAAAAATGCACCAAGTGAACAACTTACAGCTATTTTTGA GTCTTGTGCCCGCAGCCCCTTGGAAAGCATCATGAGCAGAGTGAAGGAAATTGGTGAGACCTTCTGCTGCTGCTACACTCAGTCAACAGATGAGCAGCCAGGATCTCACATAG ATTTTGCTGTAAACAGATTAAAACTGGCAGAGATCTTGTATTATAAAATCTTGGAGACTATAATGGTGCAAGAAACACGGAGACTGCATGGGAAGGatctgact GCTCTCCTGGAGCAGGATGTCTTTCACCGCTCCCTCCTGGCGTGCTGCCTGGAGATCGTGCTCTTCGCCTACAGCTCCCCTCGCACCTTCCCCTGGATCATTGAGGTGCTGGACATCAGGCCATTCTACTTCTATAAG GTTATTGAAGTGCTGATTCGGTCTGAGGAAGGACTGTCCAGAGACATGGTGAAGCACCTCAATAGCATTGAGGAGCAGATTCTGGAGAGTCTGGCCTGGACTCGGAACTCAGCACTCTGGAATGCACTCGAGGCCTCAGAAAACAAAGTCCCAACCTGTGAAGAA GTGATATTTCCCAGTAATTTTGAGGCCAGCAATGGAGGAAGTGGGTTTGGGCACTTGCCCATGATGCCATTATCTCCCATAATTCATCCTCGAGTGAAAGAGGTTCGGACAGATCTTGGTGGGAGTTTAAGACGAG ACATGCAGCCATTGTCTCCAATCTCCGTTCATGAGCGCTACAGTTCTCCTACAGCTGGGAGTGCTAAGAGAAGGCTCTTTGGAGATGACAGCCCCAAAGAAACGCAGATGGAAAAAATCTTAACGAAGGGAACGAAGCTGACAATTGCTCCAGCATCAAGCGTCGGTGCTGAAAACATGTCAGCATCTCCTGCCCAGACAGTGCTGACCATGACAACCACTACAGGACCAGGAAAAGCAGGACAGAAGGTCACTATCCCACTGCATG GCCAGCCATGTAAAGTGGATGCTCAGGCTCCCTGCCACCCTCCTGGGACCCAAGGAGCAGATGTGGCGCTGCCCGTGGCCGGCAAGCCGAAGAGAACGGGCTCCTTGGCACTGTTCTACAGGAAG GTGTATCACCTGGCAAGCGTGCGCCTGCGTGACCTGTGCCTGAAGCTGGATGTGTCCAACGACCTGCGCAGGAAGATATGGACGTGTTTTGAGTTCACCTTGGTTCATTGTGCTGACCTTATGAAGGACAGGCATTTGGACCAGCTCCTCCTCTGTGCTTTTTATATCATGGCAAAG gtaACCAAAGAGGAAAGAACTTTTCAGGACATAATGAAAAGTTACAGAAATCAGCCCCAGGCAAACAGCCAT GTTTATAGGAGTGTCTTGTTGAGAAATACTTCTGATGATGTTCCATTGGAcaaaaatgcaaacccagataTGGAGATGACAGAAG ACTCATCTGTGAAAGCTGGCAGCTCCTTGGGACGGTCCACAGCAGAGAATTTGAGTGAGTCAGAAACAGAGGAGAGAGGAGATCTTATTAAATTTTACAACGCAGTCTACGTAGGAAGAGTAAAGTCATTTGCACTGAAGTACGATATCACAAACCAGGATCATGTG GTGGAGGCGCCGCCGCTGTCGCCGTTCCCCAGCGTGCGGCCGCAGGCGGTGTCCCCGCGGCGAATCTCGCAGCAGCACTCGGTGTTCGTGTCCCCGCACAAGAACGGCGCCTGCCTCACGCCCCGCTCTGCCCTGCTCTACAGGTTCAATGGCAGCCCCTCCAAG AGTTTGAAGGACATCAACAATATGATAAAGCAAGGTGAACATAGGAGTAAGAAGCGAGCAATAACAATTGACAGTGACACTGAATCCCCCTCGAAGCGACTCTGCCAGGAAAATGATGATGTTCTACTGAAACGTCTGCAGGATGTTGTCAGTGAGAGAGCAAATCACTAA
- the RBL1 gene encoding retinoblastoma-like protein 1 isoform X2: MEGNGVSLTRILRSARLSLIQFFSKMKKWMDMSNLPQEFRERVERLERNFEVSTVIFKKFEPIFFDIFQNPFEESSKPHRSRKQRRVPCSVKDLFNFCWTLFVYTKGNFRMIGDDLVNSYHLLLCCLDLIFANALLCPNRRDLLNPSFKGLPVESHTLEMRGSEDPPCIIGTLCELHDGLLVEAKGIKEHYFKPYIAKLFDRKILKGDCLLDLCNFTENSKALNKEYEEYVLTVGDFDERVFLGADAEEEIGTRKFPADVPGEKTAARAHMECHLQQHFEKKRSFAPSTPLTGRRYLREKETAFTPVASATQSVSRLQSMVAGLKNAPSEQLTAIFESCARSPLESIMSRVKEIGETFCCCYTQSTDEQPGSHIDFAVNRLKLAEILYYKILETIMVQETRRLHGKDLTALLEQDVFHRSLLACCLEIVLFAYSSPRTFPWIIEVLDIRPFYFYKVIEVLIRSEEGLSRDMVKHLNSIEEQILESLAWTRNSALWNALEASENKVPTCEEVIFPSNFEASNGGSGFGHLPMMPLSPIIHPRVKEVRTDLGGSLRRDMQPLSPISVHERYSSPTAGSAKRRLFGDDSPKETQMEKILTKGTKLTIAPASSVGAENMSASPAQTVLTMTTTTGPGKAGQKVTIPLHGISNDMGGITLIPISINLGQPCKVDAQAPCHPPGTQGADVALPVAGKPKRTGSLALFYRKVYHLASVRLRDLCLKLDVSNDLRRKIWTCFEFTLVHCADLMKDRHLDQLLLCAFYIMAKVTKEERTFQDIMKSYRNQPQANSHVYRSVLLRNTSDDVPLDKNANPDMEMTEDSSVKAGSSLGRSTAENLSESETEERGDLIKFYNAVYVGRVKSFALKYDITNQDHVVSQVFWN; this comes from the exons ATGGAGGGGAACGGCGTCTCCCTGACCCGCATCCTGCGCTCCGCACGCCTCAG tttaaTTCAGTTTTTTAGCAAAATGAAGAAGTGGATGGACATGTCAAACCTGCCCCAGGAATTCCGAGAGCGGGTTGAGAGGCTGGAGAGAAATTTTGAAGTGTCAACTGTGATTTTCAAAAAGTTTGAACCAATATTTTTTGATATATTTCAAAACCCTTTTGAAGAAAGTTCCAAACCGCATCGAAGCAGGAAGCAGAG GCGGGTGCCATGCAGTGTCAAAGATCTCTTCAACTTCTGCTGGACTCTCTTTGTGTACACTAAGG GTAATTTCCGTATGATTGGAGATGATTTAGTAAATTCCTATCATTTACTTCTGTGCTGCTTGGACCTGATTTTTGCCAATGCCCTTCTGTGTCCAAACAGAAGAGATTTGCTAAATCCATCATTTAAAG GCTTACCAGTGGAATCCCACACTCTGGAGATGAGAGGCTCTGAGGATCCTCCCTGCATCATTGGCACGCTCTGCGAGCTGCACGACGGGCTCCTGGTGGAGGCCAAGGGCATCAAGGAGCACTACTTCAAACCTTACATTGCCAAGCTGTTTGATAGGAAG ATCTTAAAAGGAGATTGTTTGTTGGATCTTTGCAACTTTACAGAAAATAG CAAAGCACTGAATAAAGAGTATGAAGAATATGTTCTGACCGTGGGTGACTTTGATGAGAGAGTTTTCCTGGGAGCTGATGCTGAAGAAGAAATTGGCACTCGAAAATTCCCTGCAGATGTGCCAGGAGAGAAAACAGCAGCACGAGCTCACATGGAGTGTCATCTGCAGCAGCATTTTGAAAAG AAAAGGTCATTTGCACCTTCAACCCCACTGACTGGCAGGAGATACCTGCGAGAAAAGGAAACTGCCTTCACTCCTGTGGCCTCAGCCACACAGAGCGTGAGCCGTCTGCAGAGCATGGTGGCTGGCTTGAAAAATGCACCAAGTGAACAACTTACAGCTATTTTTGA GTCTTGTGCCCGCAGCCCCTTGGAAAGCATCATGAGCAGAGTGAAGGAAATTGGTGAGACCTTCTGCTGCTGCTACACTCAGTCAACAGATGAGCAGCCAGGATCTCACATAG ATTTTGCTGTAAACAGATTAAAACTGGCAGAGATCTTGTATTATAAAATCTTGGAGACTATAATGGTGCAAGAAACACGGAGACTGCATGGGAAGGatctgact GCTCTCCTGGAGCAGGATGTCTTTCACCGCTCCCTCCTGGCGTGCTGCCTGGAGATCGTGCTCTTCGCCTACAGCTCCCCTCGCACCTTCCCCTGGATCATTGAGGTGCTGGACATCAGGCCATTCTACTTCTATAAG GTTATTGAAGTGCTGATTCGGTCTGAGGAAGGACTGTCCAGAGACATGGTGAAGCACCTCAATAGCATTGAGGAGCAGATTCTGGAGAGTCTGGCCTGGACTCGGAACTCAGCACTCTGGAATGCACTCGAGGCCTCAGAAAACAAAGTCCCAACCTGTGAAGAA GTGATATTTCCCAGTAATTTTGAGGCCAGCAATGGAGGAAGTGGGTTTGGGCACTTGCCCATGATGCCATTATCTCCCATAATTCATCCTCGAGTGAAAGAGGTTCGGACAGATCTTGGTGGGAGTTTAAGACGAG ACATGCAGCCATTGTCTCCAATCTCCGTTCATGAGCGCTACAGTTCTCCTACAGCTGGGAGTGCTAAGAGAAGGCTCTTTGGAGATGACAGCCCCAAAGAAACGCAGATGGAAAAAATCTTAACGAAGGGAACGAAGCTGACAATTGCTCCAGCATCAAGCGTCGGTGCTGAAAACATGTCAGCATCTCCTGCCCAGACAGTGCTGACCATGACAACCACTACAGGACCAGGAAAAGCAGGACAGAAGGTCACTATCCCACTGCATG GTATTTCAAATGACATGGGTGGAATCACCTTGATCCCCATTTCGATTAATTTAGGCCAGCCATGTAAAGTGGATGCTCAGGCTCCCTGCCACCCTCCTGGGACCCAAGGAGCAGATGTGGCGCTGCCCGTGGCCGGCAAGCCGAAGAGAACGGGCTCCTTGGCACTGTTCTACAGGAAG GTGTATCACCTGGCAAGCGTGCGCCTGCGTGACCTGTGCCTGAAGCTGGATGTGTCCAACGACCTGCGCAGGAAGATATGGACGTGTTTTGAGTTCACCTTGGTTCATTGTGCTGACCTTATGAAGGACAGGCATTTGGACCAGCTCCTCCTCTGTGCTTTTTATATCATGGCAAAG gtaACCAAAGAGGAAAGAACTTTTCAGGACATAATGAAAAGTTACAGAAATCAGCCCCAGGCAAACAGCCAT GTTTATAGGAGTGTCTTGTTGAGAAATACTTCTGATGATGTTCCATTGGAcaaaaatgcaaacccagataTGGAGATGACAGAAG ACTCATCTGTGAAAGCTGGCAGCTCCTTGGGACGGTCCACAGCAGAGAATTTGAGTGAGTCAGAAACAGAGGAGAGAGGAGATCTTATTAAATTTTACAACGCAGTCTACGTAGGAAGAGTAAAGTCATTTGCACTGAAGTACGATATCACAAACCAGGATCATGTGGTAAGTCAAGTATTTTGGAATTAA